One part of the Janthinobacterium sp. 17J80-10 genome encodes these proteins:
- the hslU gene encoding ATP-dependent protease ATPase subunit HslU produces the protein MNMTPPEIVSELDKHVVGQAKAKRAVAIALRNRWRRQQIDEPLRHEITPKNILMIGPTGVGKTEIARRLAKLADAPFIKIEATKFTEVGYVGRDVDTIIRDLIDIGIKQTRETEMRKVRPRAEDAAEDRIIDILVPPARDFGFHASPAPDDEAQAGNATRQTFRKRLREGSLDDREVELEVSEAAPHMEIMAPPGMEEMTEQIKSMFSGIGGGRKKKRKLKIKDALKLLVEEEAAKLVNEDELKQKAINNVEQNGIVFLDEIDKIATRSEVGGADVSRAGVQRDLLPLVEGTTVNTKYGMIRTDHILFIASGAFHLAKPSDLIPELQGRFPIRVELESLSIADFERILTSTDACLTRQYEALMATEGLTVEFAADGIKRLAEIAYSVNEKTENIGARRLYTVMEKLLEEVSYSATEIADKTVHIHAAYVDDKLGALAINEDLSRYVL, from the coding sequence ATGAACATGACCCCTCCGGAGATCGTCTCCGAACTCGACAAGCACGTGGTCGGCCAGGCCAAGGCCAAGCGCGCGGTGGCGATTGCGCTGCGCAACCGCTGGCGCCGCCAGCAGATCGACGAGCCGCTACGGCACGAAATCACCCCGAAGAACATTCTCATGATCGGCCCGACCGGCGTGGGCAAGACCGAGATTGCACGGCGCCTGGCCAAGCTGGCCGATGCGCCCTTCATCAAGATCGAGGCCACCAAGTTTACCGAGGTCGGCTATGTCGGCCGCGACGTCGACACCATCATCCGCGACCTGATCGACATCGGCATCAAGCAGACCCGCGAAACCGAAATGCGCAAGGTGCGCCCGCGCGCCGAGGATGCCGCCGAAGACCGCATCATCGATATCCTGGTGCCGCCGGCGCGCGACTTCGGTTTCCACGCCAGCCCGGCGCCGGATGATGAAGCGCAGGCCGGCAATGCGACCCGCCAGACCTTTCGCAAGCGCCTGCGCGAAGGCAGCCTGGATGACCGCGAAGTCGAGCTCGAGGTGTCCGAGGCGGCACCGCACATGGAAATCATGGCGCCGCCGGGCATGGAAGAAATGACCGAGCAGATCAAGTCGATGTTTTCCGGTATCGGTGGCGGGCGCAAGAAAAAACGCAAGCTCAAGATCAAGGATGCCCTGAAGCTGCTGGTCGAGGAAGAGGCCGCCAAGCTGGTCAATGAAGATGAACTGAAGCAGAAGGCGATCAACAACGTCGAGCAGAACGGCATCGTGTTCCTCGACGAGATCGACAAGATCGCCACCCGCTCCGAGGTCGGCGGCGCCGACGTCTCGCGCGCCGGCGTGCAGCGCGACCTGCTGCCGCTGGTCGAAGGCACCACGGTCAACACCAAGTACGGCATGATCCGCACCGACCATATCCTGTTCATTGCCTCCGGCGCCTTCCACCTGGCCAAGCCGTCCGACCTGATTCCGGAACTGCAGGGGCGTTTCCCGATCCGGGTCGAGCTGGAGTCGCTGTCGATCGCCGATTTCGAGCGCATCCTGACCTCCACCGACGCCTGCCTGACACGGCAATACGAGGCGCTGATGGCAACCGAGGGACTGACGGTGGAATTTGCCGCGGATGGCATCAAGCGGCTGGCTGAAATCGCCTATTCAGTCAATGAAAAGACGGAAAACATCGGCGCCCGCCGCCTGTACACGGTGATGGAAAAGCTGCTGGAGGAAGTGTCTTATTCAGCCACCGAAATCGCCGACAAGACCGTGCATATCCACGCTGCCTACGTCGATGACAAGCTGGGCGCACTGGCCATCAACGAAGACCTGTCGCGCTACGTCCTGTAA
- the hslV gene encoding ATP-dependent protease subunit HslV, with product MEQFHGTTILSVRRGNIVALGGDGQVTLGNAVMKGSARKVRKLYHGKVLAGFAGGTADAFTLIELFEAKLEKHQGHLLRASVELAKNWRTDRMLRRLEAMLLVADRDATLVITGNGDVLEPEDGIGAIGSGGLFAQSAAKALQENTDLAPLDIVKKSLTIAGELCIYTNLNHVIETLE from the coding sequence ATGGAACAATTTCACGGCACCACCATCCTTTCCGTCCGTCGCGGCAATATCGTAGCGCTCGGCGGCGATGGCCAGGTGACCCTCGGCAACGCCGTCATGAAAGGCAGCGCCCGCAAGGTCAGAAAGCTTTACCACGGCAAGGTCCTGGCCGGTTTCGCCGGCGGCACGGCCGACGCCTTTACCCTGATCGAACTGTTTGAAGCGAAGCTGGAGAAACACCAGGGCCACCTGCTGCGCGCCTCCGTGGAACTGGCCAAGAACTGGCGCACCGACCGCATGCTGCGCCGCCTGGAAGCCATGCTGCTGGTGGCTGACCGCGACGCGACCCTGGTCATTACCGGCAATGGCGACGTCCTGGAACCGGAAGACGGCATCGGCGCCATCGGCTCCGGCGGCCTGTTTGCGCAATCGGCGGCCAAGGCACTGCAGGAAAACACCGATCTCGCGCCACTCGATATCGTCAAGAAATCGCTGACCATCGCAGGCGAACTGTGCATCTACACGAACCTGAACCACGTGATCGAAACCCTCGAATAA
- a CDS encoding STAS domain-containing protein: MGIFSFLGKKDRQSDTSESDKDTSRRNPNTEAGRTSAPRPASPRTAARTAQQLDAARATAEKIDAIESEMTSEMGRSQRKKATEPGVAPAKATAVGRDTQPANSSATSSSILPNLGETTGFGLDTRAGNVVVESSETPPAIEEAAILFANEQNDMVEQMLLGAIHDASLGEKSQIVWRMLFDLYQITGKQEQFEHLSIEFAAKFETSPPAWDDQRHDQQSGTVQPTGATPAITFSGKLDSAIAKQLDRAQKLSEKNGVLRLEFARVTEVQADGCELLLATLKKLQKSGFELILVGAPDLATKIRTIIETGRRDDTDAPWLLLLEILQLLNREQEFEETSIDYCVTFEVSPPAFVAPKKVSTAIDVPEKIADHETEKFLMPAVVDGRSDAINTINVYVNRQDPAVIDCKNLMRIDFSAAGQLLSLLAPMAGKGKSIEFCNVNYLVAALFQVIGLRDVVHVTLRKH; this comes from the coding sequence GTGGGGATTTTTTCGTTTTTAGGCAAAAAGGACCGTCAATCGGATACATCCGAGTCTGACAAGGATACCTCGCGTCGCAATCCCAACACAGAGGCCGGGCGGACATCCGCCCCGCGTCCTGCTTCCCCCCGCACGGCTGCGCGCACTGCGCAGCAGCTCGATGCCGCCCGCGCAACCGCTGAGAAAATCGACGCCATCGAATCCGAGATGACCTCGGAAATGGGACGCAGCCAGCGCAAAAAGGCCACTGAACCAGGAGTCGCCCCTGCCAAGGCAACCGCCGTTGGCCGCGACACCCAACCGGCCAACAGCTCGGCCACATCCTCGTCCATCTTGCCAAATCTGGGCGAAACCACGGGTTTCGGGCTCGATACCCGCGCCGGCAATGTCGTCGTCGAAAGCTCGGAAACACCGCCGGCTATTGAAGAAGCGGCTATCCTGTTTGCCAACGAACAAAACGACATGGTCGAGCAAATGCTCCTTGGCGCGATCCATGACGCGTCGCTGGGCGAAAAGAGCCAGATCGTCTGGCGCATGCTGTTCGACCTGTACCAGATTACCGGGAAACAAGAACAATTCGAGCACCTGTCCATCGAATTCGCCGCCAAGTTCGAAACTTCCCCCCCGGCCTGGGACGACCAGCGCCATGACCAGCAATCCGGCACCGTCCAGCCGACTGGCGCCACACCGGCCATCACTTTTTCCGGGAAGCTCGACAGCGCCATCGCCAAGCAGCTCGATCGTGCCCAGAAGCTGAGCGAAAAGAATGGCGTGTTGCGCCTGGAATTTGCACGCGTGACAGAAGTACAGGCCGACGGCTGCGAGCTGTTGCTGGCGACCCTGAAAAAACTGCAAAAATCCGGCTTTGAACTGATCCTGGTGGGCGCGCCTGACCTGGCGACGAAGATTCGCACCATCATCGAAACCGGCCGGCGCGACGACACCGACGCCCCTTGGCTGCTGCTCCTGGAAATCCTGCAATTGCTCAACCGCGAGCAGGAATTCGAAGAAACCAGCATTGATTATTGCGTCACGTTCGAAGTCTCGCCCCCGGCGTTCGTAGCCCCGAAGAAAGTGTCGACGGCAATCGACGTACCGGAAAAAATAGCCGACCATGAAACAGAGAAGTTCCTGATGCCGGCAGTGGTGGATGGTCGCAGCGATGCCATCAACACCATCAATGTCTACGTCAACCGGCAAGATCCCGCAGTCATCGACTGCAAGAACCTGATGCGCATCGATTTCAGTGCTGCAGGCCAACTGCTGTCCCTATTGGCACCCATGGCAGGCAAGGGCAAGTCGATTGAATTTTGCAATGTTAATTATCTGGTAGCGGCATTATTCCAGGTGATTGGTCTGCGCGACGTGGTACACGTCACCCTGCGCAAACATTGA
- the dksA gene encoding RNA polymerase-binding protein DksA translates to MLTEEQILKMGEKDYMNEAQLAFFKARLQQLERDLRKNADETTEHLRETVLVPDPADRATIEEEHALELRTRDRERKLLKKVQQSIASIDSGDYGWCEETGDPIGIPRLLARPTATLSLEAQQRRELKQKLYGD, encoded by the coding sequence CTGCTGACTGAAGAGCAAATCCTGAAGATGGGCGAAAAGGATTACATGAACGAGGCGCAGCTGGCCTTTTTCAAAGCACGCCTGCAACAGCTCGAACGGGATTTGCGCAAGAACGCCGACGAAACTACCGAGCACTTGCGTGAAACCGTCCTGGTTCCGGATCCTGCCGACCGCGCCACGATCGAGGAAGAACATGCGCTGGAATTGCGCACCCGCGACCGCGAGCGCAAGCTGCTCAAGAAAGTCCAGCAATCGATCGCTTCCATCGACTCCGGCGATTATGGCTGGTGCGAGGAAACCGGCGACCCGATCGGCATCCCGCGCCTGCTGGCCAGGCCGACCGCGACTCTGTCGCTGGAGGCCCAACAGCGCCGCGAGCTCAAGCAAAAACTCTACGGCGACTGA
- a CDS encoding GTP-binding protein yields the protein MALIPTTILTGFLGAGKTTLLNRILQEAHGHKIAVIENEFGPENIDNAILVRDSNEQIVEMNNGCICCTVRGDLIEALGNLARQRAAGTLHFDRVVIETTGLANPGPVAQTFFMDDEVASHYMLDAIITVVDARHAMQQLDAQEEAQRQVGFADRLLLSKTDLVDEDAIEALTQRLRRINPRAPVARADFGRVPIAEVLDLKGFNLNDKLEIDPDFLRAEEASHHAHGDQCGADCQHDHGHAHGNHPEHGHHHHHDEIAAFAFTSERPFDTLKLDEFLGHIIQVFGPQLLRYKGILWMAGGDRKVVFQGVHQMMGTDLGAKWLENEQRQSKMVFIGKDLPKDVIIGGLQQCLV from the coding sequence ATGGCACTGATTCCGACCACCATCCTCACCGGCTTTCTCGGCGCCGGCAAAACCACATTGCTCAACCGCATCCTGCAGGAAGCACACGGCCACAAGATCGCCGTTATCGAAAACGAATTCGGCCCGGAAAATATCGACAATGCCATCCTGGTGCGCGACAGCAACGAGCAAATCGTCGAGATGAATAACGGCTGCATCTGCTGCACCGTGCGCGGCGACCTGATCGAAGCGCTCGGCAACCTGGCGCGCCAGCGCGCCGCCGGCACGCTGCACTTTGACCGCGTGGTGATCGAAACCACGGGCCTGGCGAACCCGGGCCCGGTGGCGCAGACTTTTTTCATGGATGATGAAGTCGCGTCGCACTACATGCTGGACGCCATCATCACCGTGGTCGATGCCCGCCACGCCATGCAGCAGCTTGATGCCCAGGAAGAGGCGCAGCGCCAGGTCGGTTTCGCCGACCGCCTCCTGTTGTCGAAAACCGATCTGGTCGACGAAGATGCCATCGAAGCCCTGACGCAACGGCTGCGCCGCATCAACCCGCGCGCGCCGGTCGCCCGCGCTGATTTCGGCCGTGTGCCGATTGCCGAGGTGCTGGATCTGAAGGGGTTTAACCTCAACGACAAGCTGGAAATCGATCCCGACTTCCTGCGCGCGGAAGAAGCAAGTCACCACGCGCACGGGGACCAGTGCGGCGCCGATTGCCAGCACGATCACGGGCATGCGCATGGCAACCACCCTGAGCATGGGCACCATCACCATCACGACGAGATCGCGGCCTTCGCCTTCACCAGCGAGCGCCCGTTCGACACCCTGAAACTGGATGAATTCCTCGGCCATATCATCCAGGTCTTTGGCCCGCAGTTATTGCGCTACAAAGGGATCCTGTGGATGGCAGGCGGCGACCGCAAGGTGGTATTTCAGGGCGTGCACCAGATGATGGGCACGGACCTGGGCGCGAAATGGCTGGAAAACGAGCAGCGTCAAAGCAAAATGGTATTTATCGGAAAAGACTTGCCGAAGGACGTTATTATTGGCGGCTTACAACAATGTTTGGTATAA
- the xerC gene encoding tyrosine recombinase XerC, translating into MSKAGNQDWLESYLDSLETQRKLAAHTIVNYRRDLAELSALASRADGLGEAFSLDALNHFHIRKFAAQLHAQGQSGASIARKLSSWRGFYTWLAKQTALPANPVEGVKAPRRGKPLPKALSADDAVRLVAQANPRKDANAAGELCNRAMFELLYSSGLRISELVQLDLRYAREHGHESSGWIDFDAAEVRVTGKGGKMRQVPVGSAALQALTAWIGVRPALVKLDPHPLFLTERGSRMSARLVQMRIKAHARALDIPADVHPHMLRHSFASHVLQSSGDLRAVQEMLGHASIAATQIYTALDFQRLAKVYDAAHPRAKKK; encoded by the coding sequence GTGAGCAAGGCCGGCAACCAGGACTGGCTGGAGAGTTACCTGGACAGCCTGGAAACCCAGCGCAAGCTGGCCGCGCACACCATCGTCAACTACCGCCGCGACCTGGCGGAACTGTCCGCCCTGGCGTCACGCGCCGATGGCCTCGGCGAGGCATTTTCACTGGACGCGCTGAACCATTTCCATATCCGCAAGTTCGCCGCGCAATTGCATGCGCAAGGCCAGAGTGGCGCCAGCATCGCCCGCAAGCTGTCTTCCTGGCGCGGCTTTTACACCTGGCTGGCAAAGCAGACCGCATTGCCAGCCAATCCGGTCGAAGGCGTCAAGGCGCCCAGGCGCGGCAAGCCGCTGCCCAAGGCGCTGTCGGCCGATGATGCTGTGCGCCTGGTAGCGCAGGCCAACCCGCGCAAGGATGCCAATGCCGCCGGCGAACTGTGCAACCGCGCCATGTTCGAGTTGCTGTATTCCAGCGGCTTGCGAATTTCAGAGCTGGTGCAGCTCGACCTCCGCTACGCCAGGGAGCATGGCCACGAATCGTCCGGCTGGATCGATTTCGATGCAGCCGAAGTGCGGGTGACCGGCAAGGGCGGCAAGATGCGCCAGGTGCCGGTAGGAAGCGCGGCGCTGCAGGCGCTGACCGCTTGGATCGGCGTGCGCCCGGCGCTGGTCAAGCTGGACCCGCATCCGCTGTTTCTCACCGAACGCGGCAGCCGCATGTCGGCGCGCCTGGTGCAGATGCGCATCAAGGCGCATGCCAGGGCGCTCGACATTCCTGCGGACGTCCATCCGCACATGCTGCGCCACTCGTTCGCCTCGCACGTGCTGCAATCCTCCGGCGACCTGCGCGCCGTGCAGGAAATGCTCGGCCATGCCTCGATTGCCGCCACCCAGATTTACACCGCGCTGGACTTCCAGCGGCTGGCAAAAGTGTACGATGCGGCGCATCCGCGCGCAAAAAAGAAGTAG
- a CDS encoding DUF484 family protein, with protein MTAQLDSQSVALYLIEHPQFFEEHADLLAQVKLTSPLVGRAVSLQERQMEVLRHKYHALELRLAELIRIGHENDEIADKFQRWARALLLARNDVDLPHVLIDGLQSIFGVPYATLRLWNVAPDFSHTWFAADVSDDARLFANGLNGPFCGRNNDFEVASWIDEAQAIESVAILPLRRDGAAEAFGLLVLGSPEASRFTSDMATDFLARIGDCAGAAMTCLLD; from the coding sequence ATGACTGCCCAACTCGATTCCCAATCCGTCGCTCTGTACCTCATCGAACATCCGCAATTCTTTGAAGAACACGCGGACTTGCTGGCGCAAGTCAAGCTGACCAGCCCGCTGGTGGGACGTGCCGTATCGCTGCAGGAGCGGCAGATGGAAGTGCTGCGCCACAAGTACCATGCACTGGAGCTGCGGCTGGCGGAATTGATCCGCATCGGCCACGAAAACGACGAAATCGCCGACAAATTCCAGCGCTGGGCGCGCGCCTTGCTCCTGGCGCGCAATGACGTCGACCTGCCGCATGTGCTGATCGACGGCCTGCAAAGCATCTTCGGCGTGCCCTACGCCACGCTGCGCCTGTGGAACGTGGCGCCAGACTTTTCCCATACCTGGTTTGCCGCCGATGTCTCCGACGACGCCCGCCTGTTTGCCAATGGCCTGAACGGCCCCTTCTGCGGGCGCAACAACGATTTCGAAGTCGCCTCCTGGATCGACGAGGCCCAGGCGATCGAATCGGTCGCCATCCTGCCGCTGCGCCGCGACGGCGCCGCCGAAGCCTTCGGCCTGCTCGTGCTGGGCTCGCCCGAAGCCAGCCGCTTCACTTCCGACATGGCCACCGATTTCCTTGCCAGGATTGGCGACTGCGCCGGCGCGGCCATGACCTGCCTGCTCGACTAG
- the dapF gene encoding diaminopimelate epimerase: MKIKFTKMHGAGNDFVVLDAIHQDIAFTPAQWQALGDRRFGVGADQMLVIEKSQTPGVDFRYRIFNADGGEVEQCGNGARAFVKFVIDKGLTDKRAIRVETMSGIIEPTMQDDGRITVDMGAPVLAPAQVPFDAAGLHAVAQGEDRLWPLEINGKTVLFSTVSMGNPHAVQVVDDADAAPVEQDGPAIEHHPRFPRRVNAGFMQVIDRRHVKLRVFERGAGETLACGTGACAAVVAGIRRGLLDSPVAVATRGGDLSIAWDGGSSHVMLTGPAVTVFEGEIDI, encoded by the coding sequence ATGAAAATCAAATTCACCAAAATGCACGGCGCCGGCAACGACTTTGTCGTGCTCGACGCCATCCACCAGGACATCGCGTTCACGCCCGCGCAATGGCAGGCCCTGGGCGACCGCCGCTTCGGCGTGGGTGCCGACCAGATGCTGGTGATCGAAAAATCGCAAACCCCCGGGGTCGACTTCCGTTATCGCATTTTCAATGCCGATGGCGGCGAGGTCGAACAGTGCGGCAATGGCGCGCGCGCCTTCGTCAAGTTCGTCATCGACAAGGGACTGACCGACAAGCGCGCCATCCGTGTCGAGACCATGTCCGGCATTATCGAACCGACCATGCAGGACGACGGCCGCATTACCGTGGACATGGGCGCGCCCGTTCTGGCGCCTGCGCAAGTGCCGTTCGACGCCGCCGGCCTGCACGCCGTGGCGCAAGGTGAAGACCGCCTGTGGCCGCTGGAAATCAACGGCAAGACCGTTTTATTTTCCACAGTTTCGATGGGCAATCCGCACGCCGTGCAGGTAGTCGACGATGCCGACGCCGCCCCGGTGGAACAGGATGGCCCGGCCATCGAGCACCACCCGCGCTTTCCCAGGCGGGTCAATGCCGGATTCATGCAAGTGATCGACCGCCGCCACGTCAAGTTGCGCGTCTTCGAACGCGGCGCCGGCGAAACCCTGGCCTGCGGCACCGGCGCTTGCGCCGCAGTCGTGGCAGGCATCCGCCGCGGCCTGCTCGACTCCCCCGTCGCGGTCGCCACGCGCGGCGGCGATTTGTCCATCGCCTGGGACGGCGGCAGCAGCCACGTCATGCTGACAGGCCCGGCCGTCACCGTGTTCGAGGGCGAAATTGACATTTGA
- a CDS encoding lipid A biosynthesis acyltransferase, translated as MRLLLALMWLLHWLPLPLLGRLGEAVGTVLYILIGKRRRIALTNLAMCMPEVPERQRRAVARRHFQAYTRSILERGILWWAPEARLRRLIRVEPGVPLAQIQAGPTILLCPHFVCLDVAGVAVLLETSLCSIYMEQRNKVADAALRRGRTRFRPIKLLSRAEGVKPILRAMRDGLPYFMLPDMDFGIKDAEFVPFFGVPAATLTAPARIAATTGAKVIPVVATFLPGYRGWQVKFFPPVPDFPGDDLLDATRRMNAFIEARVREAPAEYFWTHKRFKTRPAGEPGFYG; from the coding sequence ATGAGATTGCTTCTGGCATTGATGTGGCTGCTGCACTGGCTGCCATTGCCGCTATTGGGGCGCTTGGGGGAGGCCGTCGGCACCGTGCTTTACATTCTTATCGGCAAGCGCCGCCGCATTGCCTTGACTAACCTGGCCATGTGCATGCCGGAAGTGCCGGAACGGCAACGACGCGCCGTCGCCCGCCGGCACTTCCAGGCCTACACGCGCAGCATTCTTGAACGCGGCATCCTCTGGTGGGCACCGGAAGCGCGCCTGCGACGCCTGATCCGGGTCGAACCGGGCGTGCCGCTTGCGCAGATCCAGGCCGGCCCGACCATCCTGCTGTGCCCGCATTTCGTTTGCCTCGATGTGGCCGGGGTAGCGGTACTGCTGGAGACGTCGCTGTGTTCGATCTACATGGAGCAGCGCAACAAGGTCGCCGATGCCGCCTTGCGCCGCGGCCGTACGCGCTTTCGCCCGATCAAGCTGCTCAGCCGCGCCGAAGGCGTCAAGCCCATCCTGCGCGCCATGCGCGACGGCCTGCCCTACTTCATGCTCCCCGACATGGATTTCGGCATCAAGGATGCGGAATTTGTGCCGTTTTTCGGCGTTCCCGCCGCGACCCTGACCGCGCCTGCACGCATTGCCGCGACCACCGGCGCCAAGGTCATCCCGGTGGTCGCTACCTTCCTGCCCGGCTACCGCGGCTGGCAGGTCAAATTCTTCCCGCCCGTACCGGATTTTCCGGGCGACGACTTGCTTGACGCTACCCGCCGCATGAACGCCTTTATCGAAGCGCGCGTGCGCGAAGCGCCGGCCGAGTATTTCTGGACGCACAAGCGCTTCAAGACCCGCCCGGCGGGCGAGCCAGGCTTCTACGGCTAG
- a CDS encoding lysophospholipid acyltransferase family protein: MLVNLFRLLSHLPLRMLHALGTALGWLVYLADPGYRRRLKDNITRAGHGARLHAAITEAGKNIMELPFIWCARPERVLPLAHSDDWPMVQGVLDQGHGIIFLTPHLGCFEILAQSFAARHPLTVLYRPPRKAALKPLVEDARARTNLALAPANLAGVRILLKALKRGEPIGLLPDQVPQNGEGVWADFFGKPAYTMTLPAKLRQMSDAPIVLAYARRLPRGAGYELYFAPFEGDLGDTPEQQARAVNAAMEKLIARCPEQYFWSYNRYKIPAGVTAPATSQAERP, translated from the coding sequence ATGCTCGTCAACTTGTTCCGCCTCCTCTCCCACCTGCCGCTGCGCATGCTCCATGCACTCGGAACGGCTCTCGGCTGGCTGGTCTATCTGGCCGACCCAGGTTATCGGCGTAGACTGAAAGACAATATCACGCGCGCCGGCCATGGCGCGCGCCTGCACGCGGCAATCACCGAAGCCGGCAAGAACATCATGGAGCTGCCCTTCATCTGGTGCGCCCGTCCGGAACGCGTACTGCCGCTGGCGCACAGCGACGACTGGCCGATGGTGCAAGGCGTGCTCGACCAGGGCCACGGCATCATTTTCCTGACGCCGCACCTGGGTTGCTTTGAAATCCTGGCGCAAAGCTTCGCCGCGCGCCATCCCCTGACTGTCCTGTACCGCCCGCCGCGCAAGGCAGCGCTCAAGCCGCTGGTCGAGGATGCGCGCGCGCGCACCAACCTGGCGCTGGCGCCGGCCAACCTGGCGGGCGTGCGCATTCTGCTCAAGGCCCTGAAACGGGGCGAGCCGATCGGACTTTTGCCCGACCAGGTGCCGCAAAACGGCGAAGGCGTATGGGCCGATTTTTTCGGCAAGCCGGCCTACACCATGACCTTGCCGGCAAAGCTGCGGCAAATGTCGGATGCGCCCATCGTGCTGGCCTACGCCAGGCGGCTGCCGCGCGGCGCCGGATATGAACTGTATTTTGCGCCCTTCGAAGGCGACCTGGGCGACACCCCGGAACAGCAGGCGCGCGCCGTCAACGCCGCCATGGAAAAATTGATCGCGCGCTGCCCGGAACAGTATTTCTGGAGCTACAACCGTTACAAGATTCCCGCCGGCGTCACCGCCCCCGCCACCAGCCAAGCGGAGCGCCCATGA